A stretch of the Pan troglodytes isolate AG18354 chromosome 20, NHGRI_mPanTro3-v2.0_pri, whole genome shotgun sequence genome encodes the following:
- the MEX3D gene encoding RNA-binding protein MEX3D isoform X2 — MPSSLGQPDGGGGGGGGGGGVGAAGEDPGPGPAPPPEGAQEAAPAPRPPPEPDDAAAALRLALDQLSALGLGGAGDTDEEGAAGDGAAAAGGADGGAAPEPVPPDGPEAGAPPTLAPAVAVVAPGSLPLLDPNASPPPPPPPRPSPPDVFAGFAPHPAALGPPTLLADQMSVIGSRKKSVNMTECVPVPSSEHVAEIVGRQGCKIKALRAKTNTYIKTPVRGEEPVFIVTGRKEDVEMAKREILSAAEHFSIIRATRSKAGGLPGAAQGPPNLPGQTTIQVRVPYRVVGLVVGPKGATIKRIQQRTHTYIVTPGRDKEPVFAVTGMPENVDRAREEIEAHITLRTGAFTDAGPDSDFHANGTDVCLDLLGAAASLWAKTPNPGRRPPTATAGLRGDTALGAPSAPEAFYAGSRGGPSVPDPGPASPYSGSGNGGFAFGAEGPGAPVGTAAPDDCDFGFDFLALDLTVPAAATIWAPFERAAPLPAFSGCSTVNGAPGPPAAGARRSSGAGTPRHSPTLPEPGGLRLELPLSRRGARDPVGALSWRPPQGPVSFPGGAAFSTATSLPSSPAAAACAPLDSGASENSRKPPSASSAPALARECVVCAEGEVMAALVPCGHNLFCMDCAVRICGKSEPECPACRTPATQAIRVETETPQPGGASALQRQY, encoded by the exons ATGCCCAGCTCGCTCGGCCAGCCCgacggcggcgggggcgggggcggcggcggcggcggcgtggGGGCGGCGGGGGAGGACCCCGGACCCGGACCTGCGCCCCCGCCCGAGGGCGCCCAGGAGGCCGCGCCCGCGCCCCGGCCGCCGCCCGAACCCGACGACGCGGCCGCCGCGCTCCGCCTGGCGCTGGACCAGCTGTCGGCGCTCGGGCTGGGGGGCGCTGGCGACACGGACGAGGAGGGGGCGGCCGGGGACGGCGCAGCGGCGGCGGGGGGCGCGGACGGCGGGGCGGCTCCGGAGCCTGTGCCCCCCGACGGACCTGAGGCCGGCGCGCCCCCGACCCTGGCCCCGGCCGTGGCCGTGGTGGCCCCCGGGTCGCTGCCGCTGCTGGACCCCAACGCGAgtcccccgccgccgccgccgccccggcCGTCGCCCCCCGACGTGTTCGCGGGCTTCGCGCCCCACCCCGCGGCCCTGGGCCCCCCGACGCTGCTGGCCGACCAGATGAGCGTGATCGGCAGCCGCAAGAAAAGCGTCAACATGACCGAGTGCGTCCCGGTGCCCAGCTCCGAGCACGTCGCCGAGATCGTGGGTCGCCAGG GCTGCAAGATCAAGGCCCTGCGGGCCAAGACAAACACCTACATCAAGACCCCAGTGCGGGGCGAGGAGCCGGTCTTCATCGTGACCGGCCGGAAGGAGGACGTGGAGATGGCCAAGCGTGAGATCCTGTCGGCGGCCGAACACTTCTCCATCATCCGCGCCACGCGCAGCAAGGCCGGGGGTCTGCCCGGCGCCGCCCAGGGCCCGCCCAACCTTCCCGGACAGACCACCATCCAGGTGCGCGTGCCCTACCGGGTGGTGGGGCTGGTGGTGGGGCCCAAGGGCGCCACCATCAAGCGCATCCAGCAGCGGACGCACACCTACATCGTGACGCCCGGGCGCGACAAGGAGCCGGTGTTTGCGGTCACTGGGATGCCCGAGAACGTGGACCGCGCGCGCGAGGAGATCGAGGCGCACATCACGCTGCGCACTGGCGCCTTCACCGACGCGGGCCCCGACAGCGACTTCCACGCCAACGGCACCGACGTCTGCCTGGACCTGCTTGGGGCGGCCGCCAGCCTCTGGGCCAAGACCCCCAACCCGGGACGACGACCCCCCACGGCCACGGCCGGCCTCCGCGGGGACACGGCCCTGGGCGCCCCCAGCGCCCCCGAGGCCTTCTACGCGGGCAGCCGCGGCGGCCCCTCCGTGCCGGACCCAGGCCCCGCCAGCCCCTACAGCGGCTCCGGCAACGGGGGCTTCGCCTTCGGCGCAGAGGGTCCCGGTGCCCCGGTGGGGACGGCCGCCCCCGACGACTGCGACTTCGGCTTCGACTTCCTGGCGCTGGACCTGACCGTGCCCGCCGCGGCCACCATCTGGGCGCCTTTTGAGCGCGCCGCCCCCTTGCCCGCCTTCAGCGGCTGCTCCACGGTCAACGGAGCCCCGGGACCACCCGCCGCCGGCGCCCGGCGCAGCAGTGGGGCCGGGACCCCCCGCCACTCGCCCACGCTGCCCGAGCCCGGCGGCCTCCGCCTGGAGCTCCCGCTGTCTCGCCGCGGCGCCCGGGACCCGGTGGGCGCGCTGTCCTGGCGACCCCCGCAGGGCCCCGTATCCTTCCCAGGCGGCGCCGCCTTCTCCACGGCCACCTCGCTGCCCAGCAGCCCCGCGGCCGCCGCCTGCGCCCCCCTGGACTCCGGCGCCTCCGAGAACAGCCGCAAGCCCCCTTCGGCGTCCTCGGCCCCGGCCCTGGCGCGAGAGTGCGTGGTGTGCGCCGAGGGCGAGGTGATGGCTGCGCTGGTCCCCTGCGGCCACAACCTCTTCTGCATGGACTGCGCCGTCCGCATCTGCGGCAAGAGCGAGCCCGAGTGTCCCGCCTGCCGCACGCCGGCCACCCAGGCCATTC GCGTGGAGACGGAGACCCCGCAGCCCGGCGGCGCCTCAGCCCTTCAACGACAGTATTGA
- the MEX3D gene encoding RNA-binding protein MEX3D isoform X1: MPSSLGQPDGGGGGGGGGGGVGAAGEDPGPGPAPPPEGAQEAAPAPRPPPEPDDAAAALRLALDQLSALGLGGAGDTDEEGAAGDGAAAAGGADGGAAPEPVPPDGPEAGAPPTLAPAVAVVAPGSLPLLDPNASPPPPPPPRPSPPDVFAGFAPHPAALGPPTLLADQMSVIGSRKKSVNMTECVPVPSSEHVAEIVGRQGCKIKALRAKTNTYIKTPVRGEEPVFIVTGRKEDVEMAKREILSAAEHFSIIRATRSKAGGLPGAAQGPPNLPGQTTIQVRVPYRVVGLVVGPKGATIKRIQQRTHTYIVTPGRDKEPVFAVTGMPENVDRAREEIEAHITLRTGAFTDAGPDSDFHANGTDVCLDLLGAAASLWAKTPNPGRRPPTATAGLRGDTALGAPSAPEAFYAGSRGGPSVPDPGPASPYSGSGNGGFAFGAEGPGAPVGTAAPDDCDFGFDFLALDLTVPAAATIWAPFERAAPLPAFSGCSTVNGAPGPPAAGARRSSGAGTPRHSPTLPEPGGLRLELPLSRRGARDPVGALSWRPPQGPVSFPGGAAFSTATSLPSSPAAAACAPLDSGASENSRKPPSASSAPALARECVVCAEGEVMAALVPCGHNLFCMDCAVRICGKSEPECPACRTPATQAIHIFS, from the exons ATGCCCAGCTCGCTCGGCCAGCCCgacggcggcgggggcgggggcggcggcggcggcggcgtggGGGCGGCGGGGGAGGACCCCGGACCCGGACCTGCGCCCCCGCCCGAGGGCGCCCAGGAGGCCGCGCCCGCGCCCCGGCCGCCGCCCGAACCCGACGACGCGGCCGCCGCGCTCCGCCTGGCGCTGGACCAGCTGTCGGCGCTCGGGCTGGGGGGCGCTGGCGACACGGACGAGGAGGGGGCGGCCGGGGACGGCGCAGCGGCGGCGGGGGGCGCGGACGGCGGGGCGGCTCCGGAGCCTGTGCCCCCCGACGGACCTGAGGCCGGCGCGCCCCCGACCCTGGCCCCGGCCGTGGCCGTGGTGGCCCCCGGGTCGCTGCCGCTGCTGGACCCCAACGCGAgtcccccgccgccgccgccgccccggcCGTCGCCCCCCGACGTGTTCGCGGGCTTCGCGCCCCACCCCGCGGCCCTGGGCCCCCCGACGCTGCTGGCCGACCAGATGAGCGTGATCGGCAGCCGCAAGAAAAGCGTCAACATGACCGAGTGCGTCCCGGTGCCCAGCTCCGAGCACGTCGCCGAGATCGTGGGTCGCCAGG GCTGCAAGATCAAGGCCCTGCGGGCCAAGACAAACACCTACATCAAGACCCCAGTGCGGGGCGAGGAGCCGGTCTTCATCGTGACCGGCCGGAAGGAGGACGTGGAGATGGCCAAGCGTGAGATCCTGTCGGCGGCCGAACACTTCTCCATCATCCGCGCCACGCGCAGCAAGGCCGGGGGTCTGCCCGGCGCCGCCCAGGGCCCGCCCAACCTTCCCGGACAGACCACCATCCAGGTGCGCGTGCCCTACCGGGTGGTGGGGCTGGTGGTGGGGCCCAAGGGCGCCACCATCAAGCGCATCCAGCAGCGGACGCACACCTACATCGTGACGCCCGGGCGCGACAAGGAGCCGGTGTTTGCGGTCACTGGGATGCCCGAGAACGTGGACCGCGCGCGCGAGGAGATCGAGGCGCACATCACGCTGCGCACTGGCGCCTTCACCGACGCGGGCCCCGACAGCGACTTCCACGCCAACGGCACCGACGTCTGCCTGGACCTGCTTGGGGCGGCCGCCAGCCTCTGGGCCAAGACCCCCAACCCGGGACGACGACCCCCCACGGCCACGGCCGGCCTCCGCGGGGACACGGCCCTGGGCGCCCCCAGCGCCCCCGAGGCCTTCTACGCGGGCAGCCGCGGCGGCCCCTCCGTGCCGGACCCAGGCCCCGCCAGCCCCTACAGCGGCTCCGGCAACGGGGGCTTCGCCTTCGGCGCAGAGGGTCCCGGTGCCCCGGTGGGGACGGCCGCCCCCGACGACTGCGACTTCGGCTTCGACTTCCTGGCGCTGGACCTGACCGTGCCCGCCGCGGCCACCATCTGGGCGCCTTTTGAGCGCGCCGCCCCCTTGCCCGCCTTCAGCGGCTGCTCCACGGTCAACGGAGCCCCGGGACCACCCGCCGCCGGCGCCCGGCGCAGCAGTGGGGCCGGGACCCCCCGCCACTCGCCCACGCTGCCCGAGCCCGGCGGCCTCCGCCTGGAGCTCCCGCTGTCTCGCCGCGGCGCCCGGGACCCGGTGGGCGCGCTGTCCTGGCGACCCCCGCAGGGCCCCGTATCCTTCCCAGGCGGCGCCGCCTTCTCCACGGCCACCTCGCTGCCCAGCAGCCCCGCGGCCGCCGCCTGCGCCCCCCTGGACTCCGGCGCCTCCGAGAACAGCCGCAAGCCCCCTTCGGCGTCCTCGGCCCCGGCCCTGGCGCGAGAGTGCGTGGTGTGCGCCGAGGGCGAGGTGATGGCTGCGCTGGTCCCCTGCGGCCACAACCTCTTCTGCATGGACTGCGCCGTCCGCATCTGCGGCAAGAGCGAGCCCGAGTGTCCCGCCTGCCGCACGCCGGCCACCCAGGCCATTCATATCTTTTCCTAG
- the MBD3 gene encoding methyl-CpG-binding domain protein 3 isoform X4, translating into MDLSTFDFRTGKMLMSKMNKSRQRVRYDSSNQVKGKPDLNTALPVRQTASIFKQPVTKITNHPSNKVKSDPQKAVDQPRQLFWEKKLSGLNAFDIAEELVKTMDLPKGLQGVGPGCTDETLLSAIASALHTSTMPITGQLSAAVEKNPGVWLNTTQPLCKAFMVTDEDIRKQEELVQQVRKRLEEALMADMLAHVEELARDGEAPLDKACAEDDDEEDEEEEEEEPDPDPEMEHV; encoded by the exons ATGGACCTGAGCACCTTCGACTTCCGCACGGGCAAGATGCTGATGAGCAAGATGAACAAGAGCCGCCAGCGCGTGCGCTACGACTCCTCCAACCAGGTCAAG GGCAAGCCCGACCTGAACACGGCGCTGCCCGTGCGCCAGACGGCGTCCATCTTCAAGCAGCCGGTGACCAAGATTACCAACCACCCCAGCAACAAGGTCAAGAGCGACCCGCAGAAGGCAGTGGACCAGCCGCGCCAG CTCTTCTGGGAGAAGAAGCTGAGCGGCCTGAACGCCTTCGACATTGCTGAGGAGCTGGTCAAGACCATGGACCTCCCCAAGGGCCTGCAGG GGGTGGGACCTGGCTGCACGGATGAGACGCTGCTGTCGGCCATCGCCAGCGCCCTGCACACTAGCACCATGCCCATCACGGGACAGCTCTCGGCCGCCGTGGAGAAGAACCCCGGCGTATGGCTCAACACCACGCAGCCCCTGTGCAAAGCCTTCATGGTGACCGACGAGGACATCAG GAAGCAGGAAGAGCTGGTGCAGCAGGTGCGGAAGCGGCTGGAGGAGGCGCTGATGGCCGACATGCTGGCGCACGTGGAGGAGCTGGCCCGTGACGGGGAGGCGCCGCTGGACAAGGCCTGCGCTGAGGACGACGACGAGgaagacgaggaggaggaggaagaggagcccGACCCGGACCCGGAGATGGAGCACGTCTAG
- the MBD3 gene encoding methyl-CpG-binding domain protein 3 isoform X3 has product MERKSPSGKKFRSKPQLARYLGGSMDLSTFDFRTGKMLMSKMNKSRQRVRYDSSNQVKGKPDLNTALPVRQTASIFKQPVTKITNHPSNKVKSDPQKAVDQPRQLFWEKKLSGLNAFDIAEELVKTMDLPKGLQGVGPGCTDETLLSAIASALHTSTMPITGQLSAAVEKNPGVWLNTTQPLCKAFMVTDEDIRKQEELVQQVRKRLEEALMADMLAHVEELARDGEAPLDKACAEDDDEEDEEEEEEEPDPDPEMEHV; this is encoded by the exons CCCGAGCGGGAAGAAGTTCCGCAGCAAGCCGCAGCTGGCGCGCTACCTGGGCGGCTCCATGGACCTGAGCACCTTCGACTTCCGCACGGGCAAGATGCTGATGAGCAAGATGAACAAGAGCCGCCAGCGCGTGCGCTACGACTCCTCCAACCAGGTCAAG GGCAAGCCCGACCTGAACACGGCGCTGCCCGTGCGCCAGACGGCGTCCATCTTCAAGCAGCCGGTGACCAAGATTACCAACCACCCCAGCAACAAGGTCAAGAGCGACCCGCAGAAGGCAGTGGACCAGCCGCGCCAG CTCTTCTGGGAGAAGAAGCTGAGCGGCCTGAACGCCTTCGACATTGCTGAGGAGCTGGTCAAGACCATGGACCTCCCCAAGGGCCTGCAGG GGGTGGGACCTGGCTGCACGGATGAGACGCTGCTGTCGGCCATCGCCAGCGCCCTGCACACTAGCACCATGCCCATCACGGGACAGCTCTCGGCCGCCGTGGAGAAGAACCCCGGCGTATGGCTCAACACCACGCAGCCCCTGTGCAAAGCCTTCATGGTGACCGACGAGGACATCAG GAAGCAGGAAGAGCTGGTGCAGCAGGTGCGGAAGCGGCTGGAGGAGGCGCTGATGGCCGACATGCTGGCGCACGTGGAGGAGCTGGCCCGTGACGGGGAGGCGCCGCTGGACAAGGCCTGCGCTGAGGACGACGACGAGgaagacgaggaggaggaggaagaggagcccGACCCGGACCCGGAGATGGAGCACGTCTAG
- the MBD3 gene encoding methyl-CpG-binding domain protein 3 isoform X2 — protein sequence MCRAPGPSGKKFRSKPQLARYLGGSMDLSTFDFRTGKMLMSKMNKSRQRVRYDSSNQVKGKPDLNTALPVRQTASIFKQPVTKITNHPSNKVKSDPQKAVDQPRQLFWEKKLSGLNAFDIAEELVKTMDLPKGLQGVGPGCTDETLLSAIASALHTSTMPITGQLSAAVEKNPGVWLNTTQPLCKAFMVTDEDIRKQEELVQQVRKRLEEALMADMLAHVEELARDGEAPLDKACAEDDDEEDEEEEEEEPDPDPEMEHV from the exons CCCGAGCGGGAAGAAGTTCCGCAGCAAGCCGCAGCTGGCGCGCTACCTGGGCGGCTCCATGGACCTGAGCACCTTCGACTTCCGCACGGGCAAGATGCTGATGAGCAAGATGAACAAGAGCCGCCAGCGCGTGCGCTACGACTCCTCCAACCAGGTCAAG GGCAAGCCCGACCTGAACACGGCGCTGCCCGTGCGCCAGACGGCGTCCATCTTCAAGCAGCCGGTGACCAAGATTACCAACCACCCCAGCAACAAGGTCAAGAGCGACCCGCAGAAGGCAGTGGACCAGCCGCGCCAG CTCTTCTGGGAGAAGAAGCTGAGCGGCCTGAACGCCTTCGACATTGCTGAGGAGCTGGTCAAGACCATGGACCTCCCCAAGGGCCTGCAGG GGGTGGGACCTGGCTGCACGGATGAGACGCTGCTGTCGGCCATCGCCAGCGCCCTGCACACTAGCACCATGCCCATCACGGGACAGCTCTCGGCCGCCGTGGAGAAGAACCCCGGCGTATGGCTCAACACCACGCAGCCCCTGTGCAAAGCCTTCATGGTGACCGACGAGGACATCAG GAAGCAGGAAGAGCTGGTGCAGCAGGTGCGGAAGCGGCTGGAGGAGGCGCTGATGGCCGACATGCTGGCGCACGTGGAGGAGCTGGCCCGTGACGGGGAGGCGCCGCTGGACAAGGCCTGCGCTGAGGACGACGACGAGgaagacgaggaggaggaggaagaggagcccGACCCGGACCCGGAGATGGAGCACGTCTAG